Within the Candidatus Saccharibacteria bacterium oral taxon 488 genome, the region GGTATCATACGAGCCGCCCTTCGTGGCGTGATCACGACCGAACGGCTCAACATCAACCCCGAGCAACCACCACCGCCCCGGCCAGTCCAGTCGCCAGTCCAGCTTCACCTGCCCGTCGTCATACCGAACTGTGTGCTCCGAGTCATCGTGGCTACGATAGGTGATCGTTTTAGCATCGCTATCCATGCTGATGAACCGGCGATTTTTCAGCCGACCATGCTCCATGATCTGAATTGGCGACCACTGGTCATCCAGCTGCCGGCCCGATACCTCCTGGATGGCCGACTTGGCTTTGCCAATGCGTTTCAGTGAGCGCTCGATGGCCGGCACAAAAAACCCGCTCCGATACTTATCGCTAGCATAGATCACGTCCATGGTGACGCCAATTTTATCAGCACTGTCAAGAAATGGCTTCAGGCAAAAATCCCCCCACGAACCGTACCGATCATCTGGCGAGGGCACCGTGCAGAGCGGCATACCCAAGTACTGCTCGTAACTAGCTGGCAAATTAACCGGTACTTTACGAAAGGCGTCCAGGTTATCCGAAACGTGAACGTGGCGCGCCCGAATGCCTGCTTGCTTCAGCGCCCGCACTACGGCGTCAGCGATAACGATTTCGCGCAAATGCCCCACATGATACACCCCCGACGGTGACGCACCCGAAGAAACGAGTACCTCTTTATCTACACTTTGAAACTGATCTACGATATCATCAAGCCACTTCATATGTGCTATTATACATCATGAATATTATTCTGCACATTAGCCCAACCATTCGCCTTATGAATATTCAAAAAGCAGTTATCTTATTCGAGAAGATCCGCGACTTGCCATACGGAACAAGTGGTAATAATGGGAGGTGGTCATGCTACCAAAAATGCGTGTATTTACAGCGAGAATTACAAAAAGTTGACATAGCAAGCCAGTTGTTAATTGGCGTATTTAATTGGCAGGATTTACCAATACCTGATCGTATTCTTAAACTACGTCAATGTCGAAACGAGCGACACGTTATGCTTCGTGTATTTATTAATGGATCAGTCTGCGACATTGACCCATCAGTTGATAACAAACTCGTATCAATTTTACCAATATCTCAATGGGATGGAATTTCGAGTACGATAACTATGGCACCGCTCAAACATCTGCGAATCTACCAACCACATTCCCTACACGAGCGTATTTCATCGCGATTGCGACATCAATTCTTCGGTTGTAATCCTGAGAAGTTTTACACTGAACTCGATTCGTGGCTAACAGCATATAGAACTAAGTCTGGATTAACAGAATAAGAGCAGGAATGGTAGCTACCCTACCGCCAACTCTCAAATTTCATTCCCACCGAAACAGCTTAATCGCAGCGACATAGATAACGAGAGTCCAGGCGGCGACAGCACCGATTTGCGGCAGGGCCTCGATAAAACTGGCATGCTCAGTCATGATCAAACGGAAACCATCAGTAATCGGCGTCATCGGGATAAACTGGGCGGCACCGCGTAACCACTCTGGGAACATGTACAGCGGGAAGAATGCACCAGACAAGAACATCATCGGGAAAGAAAGTAAGTTGCTCAGCGGTGCGGACTGATTTTCATTCTTTGCCCAGCCGCCGATCAACAGGCCCAAGCCTACCATCATAAAGGCCGCCAGCACCGCCATAAGGACAAAGAGCCCCCAATCGCCGCGCATATTAAATTGGAACATCAACATGCCAACGACAACCATCATAGTCAGGCTAAGCAGCGAAATAATCGTGTAGTGAATCGCCATAGAAATAATCAGCTGACCCGAGGTAAACGGCGCCGCGCGCAGTCGGCGGTAGGAGCCACGCTGCTTTTCGGCCGGCATCTGGTTGGCTAGACCAAAGATGCCCATACTCATTAAACTAAATGCCAGCAGTCCAGTAAAGGTATAGTCAAATGGTTTCAACCGCTCGTCGCCGACCGCTTTACCGGCAGCCTTGAGCGGCGCTTCTGGCTGACCCAAATGCTTGTTTATTTCATTGGCAATCTGATTCATCACTGCTGTCAAGGCGCTACCAGTTTGCTCGGAACCTTTGGCGTACAGAACGTTGATTGTACCAGTCGGGCGAGCATCTCTGCCCTCACCCTTCACTTCGCCAAAATCACTTGGCAGTTCAATGACGCCGTTCAATTCCGAACGCTTCATCTTCTCACGGGCCTCGTCCATATCCTTGACGTCTTTGATCCTAAGAATCGAATCTTTGGCATTGTCTTTGACGCCTTTGACGAAATTTTTAGCAAATTCCGTCTGCGAATTATTGATAATCGCAATGTCAAAGCTGGTCGATTGATTATTAAAAATCGAACCGAATACCAACAAAAAGATGAGCGGAAACAGGAAGGTAAAGAACAGCGACATTTTATCGCGGATGAAACGTTTTTGTTGGGCGCGCACTTGCCCGAATACACCAGTCCAATATTTTTTCATACTAATCCCGAATCGCCTTTCCTGTTAAATCAATAAATACGTCCTCTAGGTTCGCTTGCTCGACGACTTGCTTTTTCTTGAAACCGCGCGCCAGCAGCTGCTGG harbors:
- a CDS encoding ABC transporter permease, whose product is MKKYWTGVFGQVRAQQKRFIRDKMSLFFTFLFPLIFLLVFGSIFNNQSTSFDIAIINNSQTEFAKNFVKGVKDNAKDSILRIKDVKDMDEAREKMKRSELNGVIELPSDFGEVKGEGRDARPTGTINVLYAKGSEQTGSALTAVMNQIANEINKHLGQPEAPLKAAGKAVGDERLKPFDYTFTGLLAFSLMSMGIFGLANQMPAEKQRGSYRRLRAAPFTSGQLIISMAIHYTIISLLSLTMMVVVGMLMFQFNMRGDWGLFVLMAVLAAFMMVGLGLLIGGWAKNENQSAPLSNLLSFPMMFLSGAFFPLYMFPEWLRGAAQFIPMTPITDGFRLIMTEHASFIEALPQIGAVAAWTLVIYVAAIKLFRWE